A DNA window from Malus domestica cultivar Red Delicious-ww chloroplast, complete genome contains the following coding sequences:
- the rpoB gene encoding RNA polymerase beta subunit, producing the protein MLGGGNEAISTIPGFNQIQFEGFCRFIEQGLTEELYKFPKIEDTDQEIEFQLFVETYQLVEPLIKERDAVYESRTYSSELYVSAGLVWKNSRDMQEQTIFIGNIPLMNSLGTSIVNGIYRIVINQILQSPGIYYRSELDHNGISVYTGIIISDWGGRLELEIDRKARIWARVSRKQKISILVLLSAMGSNLREILENVCYPEIFLSFLNDKEKKKIGSKENAILEFYQQFACVGGDPVVSESLCKELQKKFFQQRCELGRVGRRNMNRRLNLDIPQNNIFLLPRDILAAADHLIGMKFGMGTLDDMNHLKNKRIRSVADLLQDQFGLALVRLENMVRGTICGAIKHKLIPTPQNLVTSTPLTTTYESFFGLHPLSQVLDRTNPLTQIVHGRKSSYLGPGGLTGRTASFRIRDIHPSHYGRICPIDTSEGINVGLIGSLAIHAKIGYWGSLESPFYEISERSKRMLYLSPSKDEYYMVAAGNSLALNRGIQEEQVVPARYRQEFLTIEWEQVHFRSIFPFQYFSIGASLIPFIEHNDANRALMSSNMQRQAVPLSRSEKCIVGTGLERQVALDSGVTAIAEHEGKVIYTDTDKIILSGNGATRNIPLVIYQRSNKNTCMHQKPQVRRGKCIKKGQILADGAATVGGELALGKNVLVAYMPWEGYNSEDAVLISERLVYGDIYTSFHIRKYEIQTHVTSNGPERITNEIPHLEAHLLRNLDKNGIVRLGSWVKTGDILVGKLTPQMAKESSYAPEDRLLRAILGIQVSTSKETCLKLPIGGRGRVIDVRWIQKKGGSSYNPETIRVYISQKREIKVGDKVAGRHGNKGIVSKILSRQDMPYLQDGRPVDMVFNPLGVPSRMNVGQIFECSLGLAGGLLDRHYRIAPFDERYEQEASRKLVFSELYEASKQTANPWVFEPEYPGKSRIFDGRTGDPFEQPVIIGKPYILKLIHQVDDKIHGRSSGHYALVTQQPLRGRAKQGGQRVGEMEVWALEGFGVAHILQEMLTYKSDHIRARQEVLGTTIIGGTIPKPEDAPESFRLLVRELRSLALELNHFLVSEKNFQINRKEA; encoded by the coding sequence ATGCTTGGGGGTGGAAATGAGGCAATATCTACAATACCTGGATTTAATCAGATACAATTTGAAGGGTTTTGTAGGTTCATTGAGCAGGGCTTAACAGAGGAACTTTATAAGTTTCCAAAAATTGAAGATACAGATCAAGAAATTGAATTTCAATTATTTGTGGAAACATATCAATTGGTAGAACCCTTGATAAAAGAAAGAGATGCTGTATATGAATCACGCACATATTCTTCGGAATTATATGTATCCGCGGGATTAGTTTGGAAAAACAGTAGGGATATGCAAGAACAAACAATTTTTATTGGAAACATTCCTCTAATGAATTCCCTGGGAACTTCTATAGTAAATGGAATATACAGAATTGTAATCAATCAAATATTGCAAAGCCCCGGTATCTATTACCGGTCCGAATTGGACCATAACGGAATTTCCGTCTATACCGGCATCATAATATCAGATTGGGGGGGAAGATTAGAATTAGAGATTGATAGAAAAGCAAGGATATGGGCTCGTGTGAGTAGGAAACAAAAAATATCTATTCTAGTTCTATTATCAGCTATGGGTTCGAATCTAAGAGAAATTCTAGAGAATGTTTGCTACCCTGAAATTTTCTTGTCTTTCCTGAATGATAAGGAGAAAAAAAAAATTGGGTCAAAAGAAAATGCCATTTTGGAGTTTTATCAACAATTTGCTTGTGTAGGCGGAGATCCGGTAGTTTCTGAATCCTTATGTAAGGAATTACAAAAGAAATTCTTTCAACAAAGATGTGAATTAGGAAGGGTTGGTCGACGAAATATGAACCGAAGGTTGAATCTTGATATACCTCAGAACAATATATTTTTGTTACCGCGAGATATATTGGCAGCTGCGGATCATTTGATTGGAATGAAATTTGGAATGGGTACCCTTGACGATATGAATCATTTGAAAAATAAACGTATTCGTTCTGTAGCGGATCTCTTACAAGATCAATTCGGATTGGCTCTGGTTCGTTTAGAAAATATGGTTAGAGGGACTATATGCGGAGCAATTAAGCATAAATTGATACCGACTCCTCAGAATTTGGTAACTTCAACTCCATTAACAACCACTTATGAATCTTTTTTCGGATTACACCCATTATCTCAAGTTTTGGATCGAACTAATCCATTGACACAAATAGTTCATGGAAGAAAATCGAGTTATCTGGGCCCTGGAGGATTGACAGGGCGAACTGCTAGCTTTCGTATACGAGATATCCACCCTAGTCACTATGGACGCATTTGCCCCATTGACACGTCTGAAGGAATCAACGTTGGACTTATTGGATCCTTAGCAATTCATGCGAAGATTGGTTATTGGGGGTCTCTAGAAAGTCCGTTTTATGAAATTTCTGAGAGATCAAAAAGGATGCTTTATTTATCACCAAGTAAAGATGAATACTATATGGTAGCGGCAGGAAATTCTTTGGCGTTGAATCGAGGTATTCAGGAAGAACAGGTTGTTCCAGCTCGATACCGTCAAGAATTCCTGACTATTGAATGGGAACAGGTTCATTTTCGAAGTATTTTTCCCTTCCAATATTTTTCTATTGGAGCTTCCCTAATTCCTTTTATCGAGCATAATGATGCGAATCGGGCTTTAATGAGTTCTAATATGCAACGTCAAGCAGTTCCGCTTTCTCGGTCTGAAAAGTGCATTGTTGGAACTGGATTGGAACGCCAAGTGGCTTTAGATTCCGGAGTTACTGCTATAGCCGAACATGAGGGAAAGGTCATTTATACCGATACTGACAAGATCATTTTATCGGGAAATGGGGCTACTCGAAACATTCCATTAGTTATATATCAACGTTCCAACAAAAATACTTGTATGCACCAAAAACCCCAGGTTCGGCGAGGTAAATGTATTAAAAAGGGACAAATTTTAGCAGATGGTGCTGCTACGGTTGGCGGCGAACTCGCTTTGGGAAAAAACGTATTAGTAGCTTATATGCCATGGGAAGGTTACAATTCTGAAGATGCGGTACTCATTAGTGAGCGTCTGGTATATGGAGATATTTATACTTCTTTTCATATACGGAAATATGAAATTCAGACTCATGTGACAAGCAATGGCCCTGAAAGAATCACTAACGAAATACCGCATCTAGAAGCCCATTTACTCCGCAATTTAGACAAAAATGGAATTGTGAGGCTGGGATCTTGGGTAAAGACGGGTGATATTTTAGTAGGCAAATTAACGCCTCAGATGGCGAAAGAATCGTCGTATGCTCCGGAAGATAGATTATTACGAGCCATACTTGGCATTCAGGTATCCACTTCAAAGGAAACTTGTCTAAAATTACCTATAGGTGGTAGAGGTCGAGTTATTGATGTGAGATGGATCCAGAAAAAGGGGGGTTCTAGTTATAATCCAGAAACGATTCGTGTATATATTTCACAAAAACGTGAAATCAAAGTAGGTGATAAAGTCGCTGGAAGACATGGAAATAAGGGCATTGTTTCAAAAATTTTATCTAGACAAGATATGCCTTATTTGCAAGATGGAAGACCTGTTGATATGGTCTTCAACCCATTAGGAGTGCCTTCACGAATGAATGTAGGACAGATATTTGAATGCTCGCTCGGGTTAGCGGGGGGTCTGCTAGATAGACATTATCGAATAGCACCTTTTGATGAGAGATATGAACAAGAGGCTTCGAGAAAACTAGTGTTTTCTGAATTATATGAAGCCAGTAAGCAAACAGCGAATCCATGGGTATTTGAACCTGAGTATCCGGGCAAAAGCAGAATATTTGATGGAAGAACGGGAGATCCTTTTGAACAACCTGTTATAATAGGAAAGCCTTATATCTTGAAATTAATTCATCAAGTTGATGATAAAATACATGGCCGTTCCAGTGGACATTATGCACTTGTTACACAACAACCCCTTAGAGGAAGGGCCAAGCAAGGGGGACAACGGGTAGGAGAAATGGAAGTTTGGGCTCTAGAGGGATTTGGTGTTGCTCATATTTTACAAGAGATGCTTACTTATAAATCTGATCATATTAGAGCTCGCCAAGAAGTACTTGGTACTACAATCATTGGAGGAACAATACCTAAACCCGAGGATGCTCCAGAATCTTTTCGATTGCTCGTTCGAGAACTACGATCTTTGGCTCTGGAACTGAACCATTTCCTTGTATCTGAGAAGAACTTCCAGATTAATAGGAAGGAAGCTTAA
- the psaB gene encoding photosystem I P700 apoprotein A2 produces the protein MALRFPRFSQGLAQDPTTRRIWFGIATAHDFESHDDITEERLYQNIFASHFGQLAIIFLWTSGNLFHVAWQGNFEAWVQDPLHVRPIAHAIWDPHFGQPAVEAFTRGGALGPVNIAYSGVYQWWYTIGLRTNEDLYTGALFLLFLSAISLIAGWLHLQPKWKPSVSWFKNAESRLNHHLSGLFGVSSLAWTGHLVHVAIPGSRGENVRWNNFLDVLPHPQGLGPLFTGQWNLYAQNPDSSSHLFGTSQGAGTAILTLLGGFHPQTQSLWLTDMAHHHLAIAFVFLIAGHMYRTNFGIGHSIKNLLEAHIPPGGRLGRGHKGLYDTINNSLHFQLGLALASLGVITSLVAQHMYSLPAYAFIAQDFTTQAALYTHHQYIAGFIMTGAFAHGAIFFIRDYNPEQNEDNVLARMLDHKEAIISHLSWASLFLGFHTLGLYVHNDVMLAFGTPEKQILIEPIFAQWIQSAHGKTSYGFDVLLSSTNGPAFNAGRSIWLPGWLNAVNENSNSLFLTIGPGDFLVHHAIALGLHTTTLILVKGALDARGSKLMPDKKDFGYSFPCDGPGRGGTCDISAWDAFYLAVFWMLNTIGWVTFYWHWKHITLWQGNVSQFNESSTYLMGWLRDYLWLNSSQLINGYNPFGMNSLSVWAWMFLFGHLVWATGFMFLISWRGYWQELIETLAWAHERTPLANLIRWRDKPVALSIVQARLVGLAHFSVGYIFTYAAFLIASTSGKFG, from the coding sequence ATGGCATTAAGATTTCCAAGGTTTAGCCAAGGCTTAGCTCAGGACCCCACTACTCGTCGTATTTGGTTTGGTATTGCTACCGCACATGACTTCGAGAGTCATGATGATATTACTGAGGAACGTCTTTATCAGAATATTTTTGCTTCTCATTTCGGGCAATTGGCAATAATTTTTCTGTGGACTTCCGGAAATCTGTTTCATGTAGCTTGGCAAGGAAATTTTGAGGCATGGGTACAGGATCCTTTACATGTAAGACCTATTGCTCATGCAATTTGGGATCCTCATTTTGGTCAACCGGCTGTAGAAGCCTTTACTCGTGGGGGTGCTCTTGGCCCAGTGAATATCGCTTATTCTGGTGTTTATCAGTGGTGGTATACAATCGGTTTACGTACTAATGAGGATCTTTATACTGGAGCTCTTTTTCTATTATTTCTTTCTGCCATATCCTTAATAGCGGGTTGGTTACACCTACAACCGAAATGGAAACCGAGCGTTTCGTGGTTTAAAAATGCCGAATCTCGTCTAAATCATCACTTGTCAGGACTATTCGGAGTGAGTTCCTTGGCTTGGACAGGACATTTAGTTCATGTCGCTATTCCCGGATCCAGGGGAGAAAACGTTCGATGGAATAATTTCTTAGATGTATTGCCACATCCCCAAGGATTAGGTCCACTTTTTACAGGTCAGTGGAATCTTTATGCTCAAAATCCCGATTCAAGTAGTCATTTATTTGGCACCTCCCAAGGAGCAGGAACTGCCATTCTAACCCTTCTGGGGGGATTCCATCCACAAACGCAAAGTTTATGGCTAACCGATATGGCTCATCATCATTTAGCTATTGCGTTTGTTTTTCTGATTGCTGGTCATATGTATAGAACTAATTTCGGGATTGGGCACAGTATAAAAAATCTTTTAGAAGCACATATTCCTCCAGGGGGGCGATTAGGGCGCGGACATAAGGGTCTTTATGACACAATCAATAATTCGCTTCATTTTCAATTAGGCCTTGCTCTAGCCTCTTTGGGGGTTATTACGTCCTTGGTCGCTCAACACATGTACTCTTTACCTGCTTATGCGTTCATAGCACAAGACTTTACTACTCAAGCTGCGCTATATACTCATCACCAATACATCGCAGGATTCATCATGACAGGGGCTTTTGCTCATGGAGCTATATTTTTTATTAGAGATTACAATCCGGAACAGAATGAGGATAATGTATTGGCAAGAATGTTAGACCATAAAGAAGCTATCATATCCCATTTAAGTTGGGCCAGTCTCTTTTTAGGGTTCCATACTTTGGGACTTTATGTTCATAATGATGTCATGCTTGCTTTTGGTACTCCGGAGAAGCAAATCTTGATCGAACCTATATTTGCCCAATGGATACAATCTGCTCATGGTAAAACTTCATATGGGTTCGATGTACTTTTATCTTCAACGAATGGTCCAGCGTTCAATGCGGGTCGAAGCATATGGTTACCGGGTTGGTTAAATGCTGTTAATGAGAATAGTAATTCACTATTCTTAACAATAGGACCTGGAGATTTCTTGGTTCATCATGCTATTGCTCTAGGTTTACATACAACTACATTGATATTAGTAAAAGGTGCTTTAGATGCACGTGGTTCCAAGTTAATGCCAGATAAAAAAGATTTTGGTTATAGTTTTCCTTGCGATGGTCCGGGACGAGGTGGGACTTGTGATATTTCGGCTTGGGACGCATTTTATTTGGCAGTTTTCTGGATGTTAAATACGATTGGATGGGTTACTTTTTATTGGCATTGGAAGCACATCACATTATGGCAGGGTAACGTTTCACAGTTTAATGAGTCTTCCACTTATTTGATGGGATGGTTAAGAGATTATCTATGGTTAAACTCTTCACAACTTATCAATGGATATAACCCTTTTGGTATGAATAGTTTATCAGTCTGGGCGTGGATGTTCTTATTTGGACATCTTGTTTGGGCTACGGGATTTATGTTCTTAATTTCCTGGCGTGGATATTGGCAGGAATTGATTGAAACTTTAGCATGGGCTCATGAACGCACACCTTTGGCTAATTTGATTCGATGGAGAGATAAACCGGTGGCTCTTTCCATTGTACAAGCAAGATTGGTTGGATTAGCCCACTTTTCTGTTGGGTATATATTTACTTATGCGGCTTTCTTGATTGCCTCTACATCGGGCAAATTTGGTTAA
- the petN gene encoding cytochrome b6/f subunit N, which produces MDIVNLAWAALMVVFTFSLSLVVWGRSGL; this is translated from the coding sequence ATGGATATAGTAAATCTCGCTTGGGCTGCTTTAATGGTAGTCTTTACGTTTTCCCTTTCACTAGTAGTATGGGGAAGGAGTGGACTCTAG
- the psbM gene encoding photosystem II subunit M, protein MEVNILAFIATALFILVPTAFLLIIYVKTVSQGD, encoded by the coding sequence ATGGAAGTAAATATTCTCGCATTTATTGCTACTGCACTGTTTATTCTAGTTCCTACTGCTTTTTTACTTATAATATACGTAAAAACAGTCAGCCAAGGTGATTAA
- the psbZ gene encoding photosystem II subunit Z: MTIAFQLAVFALIATSLILLISVPVVFASPEGWSGNKNVLFSGTSLWIGLVFLVGILNSLIS; encoded by the coding sequence ATGACTATTGCTTTCCAATTGGCTGTTTTTGCATTAATTGCTACTTCATTAATCTTACTGATTAGTGTACCTGTTGTATTTGCTTCTCCTGAGGGTTGGTCGGGTAACAAAAATGTTCTATTTTCCGGCACATCATTATGGATTGGATTAGTCTTTCTGGTGGGTATCCTTAATTCTCTCATCTCTTGA
- the rpoC1 gene encoding RNA polymerase beta' subunit, protein MIDRYKHQQLRIGLVSPHQISAWAKKTLPNGEVVGEVTKPYTFHYKTNKPEKDGLFCERIFGPIKSGICACGNYRVIGDEKKDPRFCEQCGVEFVDSRIRRYQMGYIKLACPVTHVWYLKRLPSYIANLLDKPLKELEGLVYCDFSFARPIAKKPTFLRLRGSFEYEIQSWKYSIPLFFTTQGFDTFRNREISTGAGAIREQLADLDLRIIIDYSLVEWKELGEEGPTGNEWEDRKVGRRRDFLVRRMELAKHFIRTNIEPEWMVLCLLPVLPPELRPIIQIDGGKLMSSDINELYRRVIYRNNTLIDLLTTSRSTPGELVMCQEKLVQEAVDTLLDNGIRGQPMRDGHNKVYKSFSDVIEGKEGRFRETLLGKRVDYSGRSVIVVGPSLSLHRCGLPREIAIELFQTFVIRGLIRQHFASNIGVAKSKIREKEPVVWEILQEVMQGHPVLLNRAPTLHRLGIQAFQPILVEGHAICLHPLVCKGFNADFDGDQMAVHVPLSLEAQAEARLLMFSHMNLLSPAIGDPISVPTQDMLIGLYVLTSGNRRGICANRYNPCNRRNYQNKRIDDNNYKYTKEPFFCNSYDAIGAYRQKRINLDSPLWLRWRLDQRVITSRETPIEVHYESLGTYHEIYGHYLIVRSIKKEIICIYVRTTVGHISLYREIEEAIQGFCRAYSYGT, encoded by the exons ATGATCGATCGGTATAAACATCAACAACTTCGAATTGGATTAGTTTCTCCTCACCAAATAAGTGCTTGGGCCAAAAAAACCCTACCTAATGGAGAGGTAGTTGGAGAGGTGACAAAACCCTATACTTTTCATTACAAAACCAATAAACCCGAAAAAGATGGATTATTTTGTGAAAGAATTTTCGGGCCTATAAAAAGTGGGATTTGTGCTTGTGGAAATTATCGAGTAATCGGAGATGAAAAAAAAGACCCGAGATTTTGTGAACAGTGTGGAGTCGAATTTGTTGATTCTCGGATACGAAGATATCAAATGGGCTACATCAAACTGGCATGCCCAGTAACCCATGTGTGGTATTTGAAACGTCTTCCTAGTTATATCGCGAATCTTTTAGATAAACCTCTTAAAGAATTAGAAGGCCTAGTATATTGCGAT TTTTCTTTTGCTAGGCCCATAGCTAAAAAACCTACTTTCTTACGATTACGAGGTTCATTCGAATATGAAATCCAATCCTGGAAATACAGCATCCCACTTTTTTTTACTACCCAGGGCTTCGATACATTTCGAAATAGAGAAATTTCTACTGGAGCAGGTGCTATCCGAGAACAATTAGCCGATTTGGATTTGCGAATTATTATAGATTATTCGTTGGTAGAATGGAAAGAATTAGGGGAAGAGGGGCCCACGGGTAATGAATGGGAAGATCGAAAAGTTGGAAGAAGAAGGGATTTTTTGGTTAGGCGCATGGAATTGGCTAAGCATTTTATTCGAACAAATATAGAACCAGAATGGATGGTTTTATGTCTATTACCAGTTCTTCCTCCCGAGTTGAGACCGATCATTCAGATAGATGGGGGTAAACTAATGAGCTCAGATATTAATGAACTCTATAGAAGAGTTATTTATCGGAACAATACTCTTATCGATCTCTTAACAACAAGTAGATCTACGCCAGGGGAATTAGTAATGTGTCAGGAGAAATTGGTACAAGAGGCTGTGGATACACTTCTTGATAATGGAATCCGCGGACAACCAATGAGGGACGGTCATAATAAGGTTTACAAGTCGTTTTCAGATGTAATTGAAGGAAAAGAGGGAAGATTTCGTGAAACTCTGCTTGGCAAACGGGTCGATTATTCGGGGCGTTCTGTGATTGTCGTAGGTCCCTCACTTTCATTACATCGATGTGGATTGCCTCGCGAAATAGCAATAGAGCTTTTCCAGACATTTGTAATTCGTGGTTTAATTAGACAACACTTTGCTTCGAATATAGGAGTTGCTAAGAGTAAAATTCGGGAAAAAGAGCCGGTTGTATGGGAAATACTTCAGGAAGTTATGCAAGGGCATCCCGTATTACTGAATAGGGCGCCTACTCTGCATAGATTAGGCATACAGGCGTTCCAACCCATTTTAGTAGAAGGACATGCTATTTGTTTACATCCATTAGTTTGTAAGGGATTCAATGCAGACTTTGATGGTGATCAAATGGCTGTTCATGTACCTTTATCATTGGAGGCTCAAGCGGAGGCCCGTTTACTTATGTTTTCTCATATGAATCTCTTGTCTCCAGCTATTGGGGATCCTATTTCCGTACCAACTCAAGATATGCTTATTGGGCTCTATGTATTAACGAGTGGAAATCGTCGAGGTATTTGTGCAAATAGGTATAATCCATGTAATCGCAGAAATTATCAAAATAAAAGAATTGATGATAATAACTATAAGTATACGAAAGAACCTTTTTTTTGTAATTCCTATGATGCAATTGGAGCTTATCGGCAGAAAAGAATCAATTTAGATAGCCCTTTGTGGCTCCGGTGGCGACTAGATCAACGCGTTATTACTTCAAGAGAAACTCCCATCGAAGTTCACTATGAAT
- the psbC gene encoding photosystem II 43 kDa protein: METLFNGTLALAGRDQETTGFAWWAGNARLINLSGKLLGAHVAHAGLIVFWAGAMNLFEVAHFVPEKPMYEQGLILLPHLATLGWGVGPGGEVLDTFPYFVSGVLHLISSAVLGFGGIYHALLGPETLEESFPFFGYVWKDRNKMTTILGIHLILLGIGAFLLVFKALYFGGVYDTWAPGGGDVRKITNLTLSPSIVFGYLLKSPFGGEGWIVSVDDLEDIIGGHVWLGSICILGGIWHILTKPFAWARRALVWSGEAYLSYSLGALSVFGFIACCFVWFNNTAYPSEFYGPTGPEASQAQAFTFLVRDQRLGANVGSAQGPTGLGKYLMRSPTGEVIFGGETMRFWDLRAPWLEPLRGPNGLDLSRLKKDIQPWQERRSAEYMTHAPLGSLNSVGGVATEINAVNYVSPRSWLATSHFVLGFFLFVGHLWHAGRARAAAAGFEKGIDRDFEPVLSMTPLN; encoded by the coding sequence GTGGAAACGCTCTTTAATGGAACTTTAGCTTTAGCCGGTCGTGACCAAGAAACCACCGGTTTCGCCTGGTGGGCCGGGAATGCCCGACTTATCAATTTATCCGGTAAACTACTGGGGGCTCATGTAGCCCATGCCGGATTAATCGTATTCTGGGCCGGAGCAATGAACCTATTTGAAGTGGCTCATTTCGTACCAGAGAAGCCTATGTATGAACAAGGATTAATTTTACTTCCTCACCTAGCTACTCTAGGTTGGGGGGTAGGTCCGGGTGGGGAAGTTCTAGACACCTTTCCATACTTTGTGTCTGGAGTACTTCACTTAATTTCCTCTGCAGTATTGGGCTTTGGCGGTATTTATCATGCACTTCTGGGACCCGAGACTCTTGAAGAATCTTTTCCATTCTTCGGTTATGTATGGAAAGATAGAAATAAAATGACTACAATTTTGGGTATTCACTTAATCTTGTTAGGTATAGGTGCTTTTCTTCTAGTATTCAAGGCTCTTTATTTTGGGGGTGTATATGATACCTGGGCTCCGGGCGGGGGAGATGTAAGAAAAATTACCAACTTGACCCTTAGCCCAAGTATTGTATTTGGTTATTTACTAAAATCCCCCTTTGGCGGAGAAGGGTGGATCGTTAGTGTAGACGATTTGGAAGATATAATTGGTGGGCATGTATGGTTAGGTTCCATTTGTATACTTGGTGGAATCTGGCATATCTTAACCAAACCCTTTGCATGGGCTCGCCGTGCACTTGTATGGTCTGGAGAGGCTTACTTGTCTTATAGTTTAGGTGCTTTATCCGTTTTTGGTTTTATTGCTTGTTGCTTTGTTTGGTTCAATAATACCGCCTATCCTAGTGAGTTTTATGGACCCACTGGACCAGAAGCTTCTCAAGCTCAAGCATTTACTTTTTTGGTTAGAGACCAACGTCTTGGGGCTAACGTAGGATCCGCTCAAGGACCTACCGGTTTAGGTAAATATCTAATGCGTTCGCCGACCGGGGAAGTTATTTTTGGAGGAGAAACTATGCGTTTCTGGGATCTGCGTGCTCCCTGGTTAGAACCCTTAAGGGGTCCTAATGGTTTGGACTTGAGTAGGTTGAAAAAAGACATACAGCCTTGGCAAGAACGACGTTCTGCGGAATATATGACTCATGCTCCTTTAGGTTCTTTAAATTCCGTGGGTGGCGTAGCTACCGAGATCAACGCAGTCAATTATGTTTCTCCTAGAAGTTGGTTAGCTACTTCTCATTTTGTTCTAGGATTCTTCCTATTCGTAGGTCATTTATGGCACGCGGGAAGGGCTCGTGCAGCTGCAGCAGGATTTGAAAAAGGAATTGATCGTGATTTTGAACCTGTTCTTTCCATGACTCCTCTTAACTGA
- the rps14 gene encoding ribosomal protein S14 — protein sequence MARKSLIQREKKRQKLEKKYHLIRRSSKKEISKVPSLSEKWEIHGKLQSPPRNSAPTRLHRRCFSTGRPRANYRDFGLSGHILREMVHACLLPGATRSSW from the coding sequence ATGGCAAGAAAAAGTTTGATTCAGCGGGAGAAGAAGAGACAAAAATTGGAAAAAAAATATCATTTGATTCGTCGATCCTCAAAAAAAGAAATAAGCAAAGTTCCGTCGTTGAGCGAGAAATGGGAAATTCATGGAAAGTTACAATCCCCACCACGTAATAGTGCACCTACACGCCTTCATCGACGTTGTTTTTCGACCGGAAGACCAAGAGCTAACTATCGAGACTTTGGGTTATCCGGACACATACTTCGTGAAATGGTTCATGCATGTTTGTTGCCGGGGGCAACAAGATCAAGTTGGTAA
- the psbD gene encoding photosystem II protein D2, protein MTIALGKFTKDENDLFDIMDDWLRRDRFVFVGWSGLLLFPCAYFALGGWFTGTTFVTSWYTHGLASSYLEGCNFLTAAVSTPANSLAHSLLLLWGPEAQGDFTRWCQLGGLWTFVALHGAFGLIGFMLRQFELARSVQLRPYNAIAFSGPIAVFVSVFLIYPLGQSGWFFAPSFGVAAIFRFILFFQGFHNWTLNPFHMMGVAGVLGAALLCAIHGATVENTLFEDGDGANTFRAFNPTQAEETYSMVTANRFWSQIFGVAFSNKRWLHFFMLFVPVTGLWMSALGVVGLALNLRAYDFVSQEIRAAEDPEFETFYTKNILLNEGIRAWMAAQDQPHENLIFPEEVLPRGNAL, encoded by the coding sequence ATGACTATAGCCCTTGGTAAATTTACCAAAGACGAAAATGATTTATTTGATATTATGGATGACTGGTTACGGAGGGACCGCTTCGTTTTTGTAGGTTGGTCTGGCCTATTACTCTTTCCTTGTGCCTATTTCGCTTTAGGGGGTTGGTTCACAGGTACAACCTTTGTAACTTCATGGTATACCCATGGATTAGCAAGTTCCTATTTGGAAGGCTGTAACTTCTTAACCGCGGCAGTTTCCACTCCGGCTAATAGTTTAGCGCACTCGTTGTTGTTACTATGGGGTCCTGAAGCACAAGGAGATTTTACTCGTTGGTGTCAATTAGGCGGTCTATGGACTTTTGTTGCTCTACATGGCGCTTTCGGACTAATAGGTTTTATGTTACGTCAATTTGAGCTTGCTCGATCTGTTCAATTGCGACCTTATAATGCAATCGCATTCTCCGGTCCAATTGCTGTTTTTGTTTCTGTATTCCTAATTTATCCGTTAGGTCAGTCTGGTTGGTTCTTTGCGCCCAGTTTTGGTGTAGCAGCTATATTTCGATTCATCCTCTTTTTCCAGGGGTTTCATAATTGGACATTGAACCCATTTCATATGATGGGAGTTGCTGGGGTGTTGGGCGCTGCTCTGTTATGCGCTATTCATGGTGCTACCGTAGAAAATACTTTATTTGAAGATGGTGATGGTGCAAATACATTCCGTGCTTTTAACCCAACTCAAGCTGAAGAAACTTATTCAATGGTCACCGCTAACCGTTTTTGGTCCCAAATCTTTGGGGTTGCTTTTTCCAATAAACGTTGGTTACATTTCTTTATGTTATTTGTACCAGTAACCGGTTTATGGATGAGTGCTCTTGGAGTAGTAGGTCTGGCCCTGAACCTACGTGCCTATGACTTCGTTTCTCAGGAAATCCGTGCAGCGGAAGATCCTGAATTTGAGACTTTCTACACCAAAAATATTCTCTTAAACGAAGGTATTCGTGCTTGGATGGCGGCTCAAGATCAGCCTCATGAAAACCTTATATTCCCTGAGGAGGTTCTACCCCGTGGAAACGCTCTTTAA